Proteins encoded within one genomic window of Triticum aestivum cultivar Chinese Spring chromosome 2D, IWGSC CS RefSeq v2.1, whole genome shotgun sequence:
- the LOC123053148 gene encoding 2-oxoglutarate dehydrogenase, mitochondrial: MGLFRAASGLARVALRRSLSCAPASPFAGPAPRYFHSTLPRRYAAPEPRAVPLSRLTDSFLDGTSSVYLEELQRAWEADPTSVDESWDNFFRNFVGQAATSPGISGQTIQESMRLLLLVRAYQVSGHMKAKLDPLGLEQRPVPDVLDPAFYGFSESDLDREFFLGVWRMAGFLSENRPVQTLRSVLGRLEQAYCGTIGYEYMHIPDREKCNWLRERIETVNPREYTYDRRQVMLDRLIWSTQFENFLAQKWTTAKRFGLEGAETLIPGMKEMFDRAADLGVESIVIGMPHRGRLNVLGNVVRKPLRQIFSEFSGGTKPVNEGEGLYTGTGDVKYHLGTSYDRPTRGGKHIHLSLVANPSHLEAVDPVVAGKTRAKQYYSNDLDRTKNLGVLLHGDGSFSGQGVVYETLHLSALPNYTTGGTIHLVVNNQVAFTTDPMSGRSSQYCTDVAKALDAPIFHVNGDDLEAVVHTCELAAEWRQTFHSDVVVDIVCYRRFGHNEIDEPSFTQPKMYKVIRNHPSALEIYQNQLLESGKISKEDIDKIHKKVSTILNEEFKKSKDDIPNKRDWLSAYWTGFKSPEQISRIRNTGVKPEILKRVGEAMTTLPETFKPHRAVKKIFDLRRQMIETGEGIDWAVGEALAFATLIIEGNHVRLSGQDVERGTFSHRHSVIHDQETGEQYCPLDNLVMNQNEELFTVSNSSLSEFAVLGFELGYSMENPNSLVLWEAQFGDFSNGAQVIFDQFISSGEAKWLRQTGLVVCLPHGYDGQGPEHSSARMERFLQMSDDNPYVIPEMDPTLRKQIQECNWQVVNVTTPANYFHVLRRQIHRDFRKPLIVMSPKNLLRHKDCKSSLSEFDDLAGHPGFDKQGTRFKRLIKDRNDHKDLEEGIRRLVLCSGKVYYELDEERKKSDSNDVAICRVEQLCPFPYDLIQRELKRYPNAEIVWCQEEPMNMGAYTYINPRLLTAMRALGRGSIDDIKYVGRAPSAATATGFYTVHVQEQTELVKKALQRDPIKSPL; the protein is encoded by the exons ATGGGGTTGTTCCGGGCCGCGTCGGGTTTAGCCCGGGTGGCGCTGCGGAGGAGCCTGTCGTGCGCTCCGGCGAGCCCGTTCGCCGGCCCCGCGCCGCGGTACTTCCACTCGACGCTCCCCCGGCGGTACGCGGCGCCTGAGCCCCGCGCCGTGCCGCTCTCGCGCCTCACCGACAGCTTCCTCGATGGCACCAGCAGCGTGTACCTCGAGGAGCTGCAGCGGGCGTGGGAGGCGGACCCGACCTCCGTCGACGAGTCCTGGGACAACTTCTTCCGGAACTTTGTCGGGCAGGCCGCCACGTCCCCCGGCATATCCGGCCAGACGATCCAGGAGAGCATGAGGCTGCTGCTGCTCGTGCGCGCGTACCAGGTGAGCGGCCACATGAAGGCCAAGCTCGATCCTCTCGGGCTGGAGCAGCGCCCGGTTCCGGATGTCCTGGACCCGGCGTTCTACGGCTTCTCTGAGTCTGATTTGGATCGGGAGTTCTTCCTCGGGGTGTGGAGGATGGCTGGGTTCTTGTCGGAGAATCGGCCTGTGCAGACACTTCGTTCTGTGTTGGGACGCCTGGAGCAGGCCTACTGTGGCACCATTGGTTACGAGTACATGCACATACCTGACCGCGAAAAGTGCAACTGGCTGAGGGAGAGGATCGAGACAGTTAACCCAAGGGAGTACACCTATGATCGTCGCCAGGTCATGCTCGACAGGCTCATCTGGAGTACGCAGTTTGAGAATTTCCTGGCACAGAAGTGGACCACTGCAAAGCGTTTCGGCCTGGAAGGTGCAGAGACACTGATTCCTGGTATGAAGGAGATGTTTGACAGGGCAGCTGATCTTGGTGTAGAGAGTATTGTCATTGGGATGCCACACAGAGGCAGGCTCAATGTCTTGGGAAACGTCGTACGTAAGCCCTTGCGACAGATCTTCAGCGAGTTTAGTGGTGGTACCAAGCCTGTCAATGAGGGGGAGGGTTTGTATACAGGGACAGGCGATGTCAAGTACCATCTAGGAACTTCATATGATAGGCCTACCAGAGGTGGGAAACATATCCATCTATCGTTGGTTGCAAATCCAAGTCATTTGGAAGCAGTCGATCCTGTTGTTGCTGGGAAGACCAGAGCAAAGCAGTACTATTCCAATGATCTTGACAGGACCAAGAATCTAGGGGTGCTATTGCATGGTGATGGAAGCTTCTCAGGGCAGGGTGTTGTGTATGAGACCCTGCATCTGAGTGCACTTCCAAACTACACCACCGGTGGAACAATTCATCTTGTGGTCAATAATCAGGTTGCATTCACTACTGATCCGATGTCAGGGAGATCTTCACAGTATTGTACAGATGTAGCCAAAGCATTGGATGCTCCAATTTTCCATGTGAACGGTGACGACTTGGAGGCTGTGGTTCATACTTGTGAACTTGCTGCGGAGTGGAGGCAAACATTTCATTCTGATGTAGTGGTGGATATTGTATGCTACCGTCGATTTGGGCATAATGAGATTGACGAGCCCTCCTTCACCCAGCCTAAAATGTACAAG GTGATTAGGAACCACCCAAGTGCGCTTGAGATATATCAAAACCAGCTGTTAGAATCGGGGAAGATCTCCAAGGAAGATATTGACAAGATACACAAGAAGGTCAGCACCATACTGAATGAGGAATTCAAAAAGAGCAAAGACGATATCCCCAACAAGAGGGACTGGCTTTCAGCTTACTGGACTGGGTTTAAGTCCCCAGAACAGATTTCACGTATCCGAAACACCGG TGTCAAGCCAGAGATTCTAAAACGTGTTGGTGAAGCCATGACAACACTGCCAGAAACATTCAAACCTCACAGGGCTGTCAAGAAGATTTTTGATTTGCGTCGCCAAATGATTGAGACTGGGGAAGGCATTGACTGGGCAGTGGGTGAAGCACTTGCTTTTGCAACTCTTATAATTGAGGGGAACCATGTCAGGTTAAGTGGCCAGGATGTTGAGAGAGGTACATTCAGCCACCGCCATTCTGTCATCCATGACCAAGAAACTGGAGAGCAGTACTGCCCACTTGATAATCTTGTCATGAACCAGAATGAGGAACTATTTACTGTAAGCAACAG TTCCCTGTCAGAATTTGCTGTTCTGGGCTTTGAGTTAGGTTATTCAATGGAGAACCCAAACTCACTGGTTTTATGGGAAGCACAGTTTGGCGATTTTTCAAATGGGGCTCAAGTGATATTTGATCAGTTCATTAGTAGCGGAGAGGCAAAATGGCTCCGCCAGACTGGGCTTGTTGTCTGCCTTCCTCATGGATATGACGGTCAAGGGCCTGAACATTCTAGTGCGAGAATGGAGCGCTTCCTTCAG ATGAGTGATGATAACCCCTATGTTATACCTGAGATGGATCCAACACTGAGGAAGCAAATCCAGGAGTGCAACTGGCAGGTCGTGAATGTCACAACTCCTGCAAACTATTTCCATGTGCTGCGTCGCCAG ATACACCGGGATTTCAGAAAGCCTTTAATTGTGATGTCTCCAAAGAATCTCCTCCGTCACAAGGACTGCAAATCCAGTCTATCTGAATTCGATGATCTTGCTGGTCACCCTGGATTTGATAAGCAAGGGACACGCTTCAAGCGTCTAATAAAAGACCGGAATGACCATAAGGACCTTGAGGAAGGAATCAGACGTCTAGTTCTTTGTTCTGGAAAG GTGTACTATGAATTGGATGAAGAAAGAAAGAAGTCGGATTCCAATGATGTCGCAATATGTAGAGTTGAGCAGCTCTGTCCATTCCCCTATGACCTCATTCAGCGCGAGCTGAAGAGATATCCAA ATGCCGAGATTGTTTGGTGCCAAGAAGAACCGATGAACATGGGGGCGTATACCTACATCAATCCTCGCCTGCTGACTGCGATGAGGGCGCTCGGTCGTGGCAGCATAGATGATATCAAGTATGTTGGAAGGGCCCCTTCTGCAGCCACAGCTACAGGTTTCTATACTGTCCATGTGCAGGAGCAAACTGAGCTCGTGAAGAAGGCGCTGCAGCGAGACCCCATCAAGTCTCCGCTCTGA
- the LOC123055787 gene encoding uncharacterized protein yields the protein MAGAVINTGLAATSVAAIQTHAAPKLLFADYQCICVATDALKSIAMDAALLLVVVIDLAGTSSSTVVVGCTTRVQAALNQPSYRAGHRAVGWTGALVAHTQSANRGTSQTLPLSTNPHSRHKSPSSSILPSRIPSPLRGGGDSSCGRAAAGVGGRCREADAVGPRRRQAWVAAEGRSGSEQRRACAGRRWRARGRARPARAVRERGAHGAARRGEQQLGGSSARGWRPEAAAGSRGRHGARRAEPTGGSGRGTCGRARARGAARAWPEAPRVVGGGSPSVLEPHARPSLCIASSSSPPGLSTASSHLNTGGMRVRAARERETGGDSWRQGLWRRQHWERQGRRRQWPLMERCLSCHQDASRMVMTSGRSVWPWSYERQRLLSPRLSSCLSSCLSSRSQLNLIGKRSAWQAFRFSVMLLDIKRG from the exons ATGGCCGGCGCAGTCATCAACACCGGCCTGGCCGCCACCAGCGTCGCTGCCATCCAAACGCACGCCGCCCCCAAGCTCCTCTTCGCGGACTACCAGTGCATCTGTGTCGCCACCGACGCCCTCAAGAGCATCGCCATGGACGCGGCCTTGCTGCTGGTGGTGGTCATCGAC CTCGCCGGCACGTCCAGCTCCACGGTCGTGGTCGGCTGCACCACGCGCGTACAGGCTGCTCTCAACCAGCCCTCGTATCGTGCTGGCCACCGCGCTG TGGGGTGGACTGGAGCACTCGTCGCCCACACCCAATCCGCCAATCGTGGCACCTCGCAAACCCTACCCCTTTCCACCAATCCTCACAGCCGCCACAAGTCTCCCTCTTCCTCCATCCTCCCCTCCCGCATCCCATCCCCTCtacgcggcggcggcgacagcagcTGTGGGCGCGCAGCGGCAGGCGTAGGCGGGCGGTGCAGGGAGGCGGACGCGGTCGGGCCACGGCGGCGGCAGGCGTGGGTGGCTGCGGAAGGGCGCAGCGGAAGCGAGCAGCGCCGGGCGTGCGCGGGGCGGCGCTGGAGGGCGCGGGGCAGGGCGCGGCCGGCGCGTGCGGTGCGTGAACGAGGCGCGCATGGGGCGGCCAGGCGGGGCGAGCAGCAGCTTGGCGGCAGTAGCGCGCGCGGTTGGCGCCCAGAAGCAGCAGCGGGCTCGCGCGGGCGGCACGGGGCGCGGCGTGCAGAGCCGACGGGCGGTAGCGGGCGGGGCACATGCGGCCGGGCTCGTGCGCGAGGCGCGGCCAGGGCGTGGCCTGAGGCGCCTAGGGTAGTTGGTGGTGGCTCGCCTTCCGTCCTCGAGCCCCACGCCCGTCCTTCTCTCTGcatcgcctcctcttcctcccctccaGGCCTCTCCACCGCGTCGTCACACCTAAACACCGGCGGGATGAGAGTGAGggcggcgagggagagagagacaggAGGGGATTCGTGGCGCCAGGGGCTATGGCGGCGGCAACATTGGGAaaggcaggggaggaggaggcagtggcCGCTGATGGAGAGGTGCCTCTCCTGCCATCAAGATGCATCCAGAATGGTGATGACGAGCGGCCGATCAGTGTGGCCATGGTCTTACGAACGACAGAGGCTTCTCTCCCCCCGCCTCTCCTCTTGCCTCTCCTCCTGCCTCTCCTCCAGGTCACAGCTGAACCTCATTGGAAAGAGATCGGCCTG GCAGGCATTTCGATTTTCTGTCATGCTTCTAGATATCAAACGTGGCTGA